The following coding sequences are from one Rathayibacter sp. SW19 window:
- a CDS encoding glycoside hydrolase family 20 zincin-like fold domain-containing protein has translation MTAALIRGALYAAPPASAATATMPPSNPYTDLPAVYPVPNSITAQGHSVTLGSSVAVVATDDTNASAVTALGAVPKSGGVGDVYQVADAAAVGLRDSAVYLGSSTANPATLQALQTLGVPDASDFAADGYALATGKVNGRAMIVLNRQDVAGTFYAVQTMRLLITTQGNHPVVPGVTVRTFSSPLDDLSYTTWNCAADKTKFGTGDGAAGQAQAYLLTQVQKDFIDMHPGHPESKWCPPSIRASPSPRTRPRSRTICRQGCRARPVWHHRQPDDPTRSLEDRPVQRGRLFLERRRIRPAGILAGEFDRAGGRQCAGARRACRADRVGGPRPYRDLRERSRYACSFLARYSTGGFSSLVDRRLFVATRRAEAPLAGPDCGRCAELARCGMRLVGGFGGGAAGASCS, from the coding sequence ATGACAGCAGCGCTGATCCGGGGCGCTTTGTATGCTGCGCCTCCGGCATCCGCCGCCACCGCAACCATGCCGCCCTCGAACCCCTACACCGACCTGCCAGCGGTGTACCCGGTGCCGAATTCGATCACCGCACAGGGCCACTCCGTGACACTTGGCTCATCCGTCGCGGTCGTTGCGACGGATGATACCAACGCATCAGCCGTCACGGCACTGGGCGCCGTGCCCAAGTCCGGCGGCGTCGGCGACGTCTACCAGGTCGCCGACGCCGCTGCGGTGGGGCTCCGGGATTCGGCCGTCTATCTCGGCAGCAGCACGGCCAACCCGGCAACGCTGCAGGCGCTGCAGACGCTCGGCGTGCCGGATGCCAGCGACTTCGCGGCCGACGGCTACGCGCTCGCGACCGGCAAGGTGAACGGGCGCGCGATGATCGTGCTGAACAGGCAGGACGTGGCCGGAACCTTCTATGCCGTGCAGACCATGCGCCTACTCATTACCACGCAAGGCAACCACCCGGTGGTGCCCGGTGTCACCGTGCGCACCTTCTCCAGTCCGCTGGATGACCTCAGCTACACCACCTGGAATTGCGCGGCGGACAAGACGAAGTTCGGCACGGGCGACGGTGCTGCCGGGCAGGCGCAGGCGTACCTGTTGACCCAGGTGCAGAAGGATTTCATCGACATGCACCCCGGGCATCCCGAATCGAAATGGTGCCCACCGAGTATTCGGGCCTCGCCGTCACCCCGTACAAGACCGCGATCAAGAACGATTTGTCGGCAGGGATGCCGGGCTCGACCGGTATGGCATCACCGCCAACCCGATGATCCAACCCGAAGCCTCGAAGATCGACCTGTTCAACGTGGCCGACTATTCCTGGAACGGCGGCGCATACGACCCGCAGGCATCCTGGCAGGCGAGTTTGACCGAGCTGGCGGGCGGCAATGCGCAGGCGCGCGCCGCGCTTGCCGCGCTGATCGAGTTGGCGGCCCGCGGCCGTATCGAGATCTCCGTGAGCGGTCTCGATACGCGTGCTCGTTCCTCGCGCGCTACTCGACCGGCGGCTTTTCCTCGCTAGTCGACCGGCGGCTTTTCGTCGCTACTCGGCGGGCGGAAGCGCCATTGGCGGGGCCGGACTGCGGTCGTTGTGCGGAGCTCGCGAGGTGCGGCATGCGCTTGGTTGGCGGCTTCGGTGGCGGTGCCGCGGGCGCATCGTGCAGCTGA